In Caldisphaera lagunensis DSM 15908, a single genomic region encodes these proteins:
- a CDS encoding CdvA-like protein — MSTLAILKIDEISRYTGDDINDEYGRILGTIISVQSSVDGRVESVTIKVADRYLETIEGERIKIHDGKLVVIPNWKFEASRIIENLDRAYKRRKALDTISGQNDLPSSVVEPMKRRLEEEIKALRIKADEVKKIINGRVGEIEDEELKVAKAIATIEISYFSGEVGEKGYTQSMNHLRKLKESISEEKRNAKEYLEKLDKTIQLTFTENKEVVKPKESEENKISQVPQSNQGSLIVKIQG, encoded by the coding sequence GTGTCTACATTGGCGATCCTAAAAATAGACGAGATCTCAAGATATACTGGGGACGACATAAATGATGAATACGGTAGAATTTTAGGTACTATAATAAGTGTGCAGAGTTCTGTTGATGGAAGAGTTGAAAGTGTTACCATTAAAGTTGCTGATAGATACTTGGAGACAATTGAAGGAGAAAGGATAAAAATCCATGACGGCAAATTAGTCGTTATACCAAATTGGAAATTCGAGGCAAGCAGAATAATAGAAAACTTAGATAGAGCATATAAAAGAAGAAAGGCATTGGACACAATAAGTGGACAGAATGATCTACCAAGCAGTGTTGTAGAACCAATGAAAAGAAGACTTGAAGAAGAAATAAAAGCATTAAGAATTAAGGCTGATGAAGTTAAGAAAATAATAAATGGAAGGGTTGGAGAAATTGAGGATGAAGAGCTTAAAGTAGCTAAAGCAATAGCAACAATCGAGATATCATATTTTAGCGGAGAAGTTGGAGAAAAAGGTTATACACAGAGCATGAATCACTTGAGGAAACTAAAAGAATCAATAAGCGAGGAAAAAAGAAATGCTAAGGAGTATTTGGAGAAATTAGATAAAACAATACAGCTTACATTTACTGAAAACAAAGAAGTTGTAAAACCAAAAGAAAGTGAAGAAAACAAGATATCTCAAGTTCCACAATCAAATCAAGGATCTCTCATAGTGAAGATACAAGGTTAA
- a CDS encoding Snf7 family protein, whose translation MSSLEDWNKRWYEQKKETIGQKVKEFVRPPPPLKGQIISASYKIATQINKLDYNLSKLEAYDKQLFEKTVNALVEGDKSKAGMYANEVAEVRKMAKVLMTVRFALERVKLRLDTTLIFGDVNADLAPAIIALKSVAGYLKGMMPDVFTELMGVDEELQMAMMQYSSGSVPMLENEFVTEEAQKILKDASLVAEQKMKQEFPEIPSVEGVPSSANNLNSATAGAGK comes from the coding sequence ATGAGTAGTTTAGAAGATTGGAACAAGAGATGGTATGAGCAAAAGAAGGAGACAATTGGTCAAAAAGTAAAGGAGTTCGTAAGACCCCCGCCCCCATTAAAAGGGCAAATAATAAGTGCATCATATAAGATTGCAACTCAAATTAATAAATTAGACTACAATTTAAGTAAATTAGAAGCATACGATAAACAGCTATTCGAAAAAACAGTAAATGCATTAGTCGAAGGAGATAAAAGCAAAGCTGGAATGTATGCAAATGAAGTAGCAGAAGTAAGGAAGATGGCAAAGGTATTAATGACAGTTAGGTTTGCATTAGAAAGAGTAAAGCTAAGATTAGATACAACATTAATATTTGGTGATGTAAACGCAGATTTAGCTCCAGCAATAATTGCATTAAAGAGCGTTGCAGGGTATTTGAAAGGAATGATGCCAGACGTATTTACTGAATTGATGGGAGTAGATGAAGAATTACAGATGGCTATGATGCAGTACAGCTCTGGTAGTGTACCAATGTTAGAGAACGAGTTTGTAACAGAGGAAGCACAAAAGATATTGAAAGATGCCAGCTTGGTAGCAGAACAAAAGATGAAACAAGAGTTCCCAGAAATTCCCTCAGTCGAGGGAGTACCATCTTCAGCTAATAATTTAAACAGCGCAACAGCTGGAGCTGGTAAATAA
- a CDS encoding TrmB family transcriptional regulator — protein MSENREEVIERLRKSLDLTLYEAKLYLALLEGAKDPKDASAKSGVPLPRIYDVIKVLEAKGMAVSDPKGWYRAVHPRAVAVSAIARLEEDSKKKIKEILNIADSLESFAISENNESIIIVKGYYNLLSLLAENMKDTDIAYITTSRVLNNWEESLKPLVKSIIMLVNEIRIFVEEFNEFNKGLNEEGKEMRILTKIYKPILYDLISSKKSYIIILKGPEGLISVVNQGQLEAREVFDRLNLIWKLTP, from the coding sequence TTGTCTGAAAATAGAGAAGAAGTAATAGAAAGGTTAAGAAAAAGTCTTGATTTAACTTTATATGAGGCAAAATTATATCTAGCCTTATTGGAAGGCGCTAAGGATCCTAAAGATGCAAGTGCAAAAAGCGGTGTACCATTGCCTAGAATTTATGATGTAATAAAAGTTTTGGAAGCTAAAGGGATGGCAGTTTCAGATCCTAAAGGATGGTATAGAGCGGTACATCCAAGAGCTGTTGCTGTATCTGCAATAGCAAGATTAGAAGAAGACTCCAAGAAAAAAATCAAAGAAATTTTAAATATAGCAGATAGTTTGGAGAGCTTTGCTATTTCTGAAAATAATGAATCTATTATTATAGTTAAGGGTTATTATAATCTATTATCATTATTAGCTGAGAATATGAAAGATACAGATATTGCTTATATAACAACAAGTAGGGTTTTAAACAATTGGGAAGAAAGTCTTAAACCATTAGTAAAATCAATAATTATGTTAGTAAATGAAATCAGAATATTTGTAGAAGAATTTAACGAGTTCAATAAAGGTTTGAACGAGGAGGGAAAGGAAATGAGAATTTTAACCAAGATATATAAACCAATACTATATGATTTGATATCATCAAAGAAATCATATATAATTATATTAAAAGGTCCTGAGGGATTAATAAGCGTAGTCAATCAAGGACAGTTGGAAGCAAGGGAAGTTTTTGATAGATTAAATTTAATTTGGAAATTAACGCCTTAA
- a CDS encoding metal-dependent hydrolase family protein yields the protein MLENLRILDPESGYFNNGVIVIDNGLIKDFGSKGSIEIPKNANIIDCEGNTVMPGLIDAHLHVTGQRSGKIEERLTTPIGVFFARAVKDLENLVNAGFTTVVDAGSLIALHLRDAVNENTITGPRIIASGLPLSMTFGHADEHYMPIEYVDYRTSKKLTPFMSLICDGEDECRKATRYAMREGADFIKVMATGGVLSQRDRPEHRQFTLNELKAIVDEAQAANRWVHAHAQGTEGILNSLRAGVKVIAHAIYIDELASEEAKTRNAVVVPTLSIVQRLLDEGEKLGVPEWGLRKSAEVYEQHINAIKLAYKHGVKLATGTDFDGGIGRMGTNAMELKLFVEKIGMQPLEAIRAATMNAASAAGLEGKVGVIKKGAIADLIVVKGDPLNDINTLLNPNNIKLVFKEGNLIKKS from the coding sequence GTGTTAGAAAATTTGAGGATTTTAGATCCGGAATCTGGTTATTTTAATAACGGTGTAATTGTAATAGATAACGGCTTAATAAAAGATTTCGGATCAAAGGGAAGTATAGAAATACCCAAAAATGCAAATATAATAGATTGTGAAGGAAATACCGTTATGCCCGGACTAATTGATGCACATCTTCATGTTACTGGGCAAAGATCAGGAAAAATAGAAGAAAGATTAACAACACCAATAGGAGTATTTTTTGCAAGAGCTGTTAAAGATTTAGAAAATTTAGTAAATGCTGGTTTTACAACAGTTGTTGATGCAGGAAGCCTTATTGCCCTTCATTTAAGAGATGCTGTCAATGAAAATACAATAACTGGACCTAGAATAATCGCATCAGGACTGCCTCTTAGCATGACCTTTGGACATGCTGATGAACATTATATGCCAATTGAATATGTTGACTACAGGACAAGCAAAAAATTAACGCCATTTATGTCATTAATTTGTGATGGAGAAGATGAGTGCAGAAAAGCGACTAGATATGCAATGAGAGAAGGAGCTGATTTTATAAAAGTTATGGCTACAGGTGGGGTTTTATCTCAAAGGGATAGACCAGAACATAGACAATTCACACTAAACGAATTAAAGGCTATAGTTGATGAGGCACAAGCAGCAAATAGATGGGTACACGCACATGCCCAAGGAACTGAAGGTATTTTAAACTCATTAAGGGCCGGAGTTAAAGTAATAGCACATGCAATTTATATTGATGAATTAGCGTCAGAAGAAGCTAAGACAAGAAATGCGGTAGTTGTTCCAACGTTATCTATTGTACAGAGATTATTAGACGAAGGGGAGAAATTAGGTGTACCAGAATGGGGGTTGAGGAAATCTGCGGAGGTTTATGAACAACATATTAATGCAATTAAATTAGCCTATAAGCATGGAGTTAAGTTAGCAACTGGAACAGACTTTGATGGCGGAATAGGAAGAATGGGAACAAACGCTATGGAATTAAAACTTTTTGTTGAAAAAATAGGAATGCAACCTTTGGAAGCTATAAGGGCTGCAACAATGAATGCTGCATCTGCAGCAGGTCTTGAAGGAAAGGTTGGGGTGATTAAGAAGGGAGCCATCGCTGATTTAATAGTTGTTAAAGGTGATCCACTTAATGATATAAATACACTGTTAAATCCCAATAACATAAAGCTTGTGTTTAAAGAAGGTAATTTGATTAAGAAAAGTTAA
- a CDS encoding MFS transporter: protein MGSEYKKDIYLLGSIRAMRSFSFGYIAFILPLYLRYIGFSVELVGLYSLISTISSSILVLISGYLGDVFSRKKTLIIISMLPIIAYIILISTHNIIIALISSLFGLSLSPMGGGAGGGPVAPLQTAMVASRTNRKERTYIYSYLTITAIIMALLGGIFSSLIINTFPKSYYMILFETAIVLSTISIFLIIPIKETPDKIQKSGNKGFIPRKSAKNISKIAITGLFGSLGLGMILPLLPIYFKDIGATDYIISIIYDFSYLATVFVMIFSGKIERNLGSIKGIFILRTLGSLPLAIIPLIHSLFIASLIYILRTASYQAALPIRQNISMELYSPDERSRGSSITGVARRLPYGVSSLLGSILLQIGAYIFVFSSAALISFLDPLFYYIFFKEIDKNDKVNE, encoded by the coding sequence ATGGGTTCGGAATATAAAAAAGATATTTATTTACTAGGATCCATAAGGGCAATGAGAAGCTTTAGTTTCGGATATATAGCATTTATTTTACCACTTTATTTAAGATACATAGGTTTTAGTGTTGAGCTTGTCGGCCTTTATTCATTAATTTCAACAATAAGCAGTAGCATTTTAGTCTTAATAAGTGGTTATTTAGGGGATGTATTTAGTAGAAAAAAGACTTTAATTATAATTTCAATGTTACCCATAATTGCGTATATAATACTTATTTCAACTCATAACATAATAATAGCCCTTATTTCATCGTTATTTGGATTATCATTAAGTCCTATGGGAGGCGGTGCAGGTGGAGGACCTGTAGCACCTCTACAAACAGCTATGGTAGCAAGCAGAACAAATAGAAAAGAAAGGACTTACATTTATTCTTATTTAACAATAACAGCAATAATCATGGCTCTACTTGGAGGAATATTTTCATCATTAATTATAAATACCTTTCCTAAAAGTTATTATATGATCTTATTTGAAACTGCCATAGTTTTATCTACAATATCAATTTTCTTAATTATACCAATAAAAGAAACTCCAGATAAAATTCAGAAAAGCGGAAACAAAGGTTTTATCCCAAGAAAATCAGCTAAAAATATTAGTAAGATTGCCATAACCGGCCTTTTTGGAAGTCTAGGATTAGGAATGATATTACCTTTACTGCCAATATATTTTAAAGATATAGGGGCTACAGATTATATAATTTCTATAATATATGATTTTTCATATTTAGCAACGGTTTTTGTAATGATATTTTCAGGTAAAATAGAAAGAAACCTTGGATCAATAAAAGGGATATTTATATTAAGGACTTTAGGTTCTTTACCTTTAGCTATTATCCCACTAATTCATTCACTTTTTATAGCAAGTTTAATATACATTTTAAGGACAGCATCATATCAAGCAGCATTGCCAATTAGGCAAAACATAAGCATGGAATTATATTCCCCAGATGAAAGGTCAAGAGGTAGTAGCATAACTGGTGTAGCAAGGAGATTACCTTATGGGGTTTCTTCTTTATTAGGATCAATCTTGCTACAAATTGGAGCCTATATATTTGTATTTTCTTCTGCAGCATTAATTTCATTTTTAGATCCATTGTTTTATTATATTTTCTTCAAAGAAATAGACAAAAATGATAAAGTAAATGAATAA
- a CDS encoding MFS transporter — MENFTEIDKKSKINKYQWIAIISASITMFIWGFLLALAPIATQWPFVPPSDYTYLLVAAPTSLLIGNLVLGRYTDKFGRKKLFIIDMILFAISIPLILLSNNVVELGLGIGMAEFSLGGDETTVLTYLSEISPKNHRGKIIVGVTNIANFGALIAALLSIVTSFSIYIQRLSFGILLALSIPVIVITRALIPESFRWEYYKNVVKETKVEISKRDYTIRLYFLVSMAITIVLTYALMALIIGPYLFPRLTSWIIFIYNLGETIGGIILIPFVDSFSRKIIAFIAYLGGSFTMALFIPQFLFARSIIAIFMALLFLNGLFGELGWAFRVIFEPELFPTNIRATGIGLVRAIAYSLYVGSIFLTSGFSEFTYIFYNLGLWLFGLSGATLWLKYGIETKKKSLEDISDIIKNI; from the coding sequence TTGGAAAACTTCACAGAAATTGATAAAAAAAGTAAAATAAATAAATATCAATGGATAGCCATAATCAGCGCATCAATAACAATGTTTATATGGGGATTTCTATTAGCTTTAGCCCCTATAGCAACTCAGTGGCCTTTTGTACCTCCAAGTGATTATACCTATTTGCTGGTAGCAGCTCCTACTTCATTACTAATTGGTAACCTAGTTTTAGGCAGATATACAGATAAGTTTGGGAGGAAAAAACTTTTTATAATAGACATGATATTATTTGCAATATCAATACCTTTAATTTTGTTATCTAATAATGTTGTTGAATTAGGATTAGGAATAGGAATGGCAGAATTTTCCTTAGGAGGTGATGAAACAACTGTTTTAACATATCTATCTGAAATATCCCCAAAGAATCATAGAGGAAAAATCATTGTTGGTGTTACAAATATAGCCAACTTTGGAGCATTAATAGCAGCTTTGCTTTCTATAGTGACAAGCTTTTCAATATACATACAAAGGCTTTCCTTTGGTATACTCTTAGCTTTATCAATACCAGTAATTGTTATCACAAGAGCATTGATACCAGAATCTTTTAGATGGGAATACTATAAAAATGTTGTGAAAGAAACGAAGGTAGAGATAAGTAAAAGGGATTATACTATTAGACTATACTTTTTAGTATCTATGGCTATAACTATTGTTTTAACATATGCATTAATGGCATTAATTATCGGACCTTATCTTTTTCCAAGGCTTACATCATGGATAATATTTATTTATAATTTGGGAGAAACTATAGGAGGAATAATATTAATACCTTTTGTAGATTCATTTAGTAGAAAAATAATTGCCTTTATAGCATATCTTGGAGGATCGTTCACTATGGCATTGTTTATACCTCAGTTTCTTTTTGCCAGATCAATAATTGCAATATTTATGGCATTGCTGTTTTTAAATGGGTTATTTGGAGAACTTGGCTGGGCCTTTAGAGTAATATTTGAGCCAGAGCTTTTTCCAACAAACATAAGAGCAACTGGAATTGGTTTGGTAAGGGCTATAGCTTATTCTCTATATGTAGGCTCAATATTTCTCACATCAGGATTTAGTGAATTCACTTATATATTTTACAATTTAGGATTATGGCTATTTGGTCTCTCTGGTGCAACTCTATGGCTAAAGTATGGTATAGAAACTAAAAAGAAGTCTTTAGAGGACATCTCTGATATAATAAAAAATATATGA
- a CDS encoding radical SAM protein has translation MIIENVIKYIFHNYNWHLENYSAKEPEECIDCKALYIHVPFCSSLCPFCIFHSVLYNKNLVKDYFDSMKKEIDKYIDKNYNFESIYIGGGTPTLTTSEVCDLIDYVKNYYKIKEISIEGSIQDISDEKVNTLKECGTTRLSLGVEAIQPSIQKSIGRANIDEEEILSKIDMASKIKTLNVDILFNLPNQTINDLGYEIEKIKDSKANQLTFYPIMPSIRNNNLNKEIDESKEKQFYFYIMKNFVNSYFYQSNAWTYSKGSDFITDEYIVDYPYFAGIGTGAMSYINGKYLVNSFNINKYEKLISKNSMPTILSKDLSLKEQVYLEFIYKFYSFNIDNDTFEKLFGANIENYMKEELYLLYLINAIKKDSNKIVITDYGKYIANLLMKYFYINVSKIRKYCIENNL, from the coding sequence TTGATTATTGAAAATGTAATTAAATATATTTTTCATAATTACAATTGGCATTTAGAAAATTATTCAGCTAAAGAACCTGAAGAATGCATTGATTGCAAGGCATTGTACATTCATGTTCCTTTCTGTTCTTCTTTATGCCCTTTTTGTATTTTTCATAGTGTGTTATATAATAAGAATTTGGTGAAGGACTATTTTGATTCAATGAAAAAAGAGATAGATAAATATATTGATAAGAATTATAATTTTGAATCAATATATATAGGTGGTGGAACTCCCACATTAACAACAAGTGAAGTTTGTGATTTAATTGATTATGTGAAGAATTATTATAAAATAAAGGAAATTTCGATAGAAGGTTCAATACAAGATATTTCTGATGAAAAAGTAAATACTCTGAAAGAATGTGGAACAACTAGGTTATCCTTAGGAGTTGAAGCAATTCAGCCATCTATACAAAAATCGATAGGTAGAGCTAATATCGATGAAGAAGAAATATTAAGTAAAATAGATATGGCATCTAAAATAAAGACATTAAATGTTGATATTTTATTTAATTTGCCAAATCAAACTATAAATGATTTAGGATATGAGATTGAAAAAATAAAGGATTCAAAGGCAAACCAATTAACTTTTTATCCAATAATGCCTTCTATAAGAAATAATAATTTGAACAAAGAAATAGATGAGAGTAAGGAAAAACAATTTTATTTTTATATAATGAAAAATTTTGTTAATTCATATTTTTATCAATCTAATGCATGGACTTATTCTAAGGGTAGTGATTTCATAACAGATGAATATATTGTTGACTATCCATATTTTGCAGGTATTGGGACAGGGGCTATGAGTTATATAAATGGTAAATATCTTGTTAATTCTTTTAATATAAACAAATATGAAAAATTAATATCAAAAAATTCTATGCCAACAATACTCAGTAAGGATCTTTCATTAAAGGAACAAGTATATCTTGAATTTATTTATAAGTTTTATTCATTTAATATTGATAATGATACATTTGAAAAGCTCTTTGGAGCAAATATTGAGAATTATATGAAAGAAGAGCTATATTTATTATATTTAATAAATGCAATAAAAAAAGATAGCAATAAAATAGTGATTACAGACTATGGAAAATACATCGCTAATTTATTAATGAAATATTTCTATATAAACGTATCTAAGATCAGGAAATATTGCATAGAAAATAACCTATGA
- a CDS encoding DUF2299 domain-containing protein, whose amino-acid sequence MGLKEEIIKWLKEENLEVSEIPIPKDAPIEWAINTMVNAPFRVAISIQRPKGKTEKFAFTMAVKVAEQHKEKIIKMPEQERANMIGELLKNLYMMCPSCITIFQPDINNPDNIIVTKIIYQDKITPSEVTDSVRILSNAYGLIVTHFTIKLGGSFKQGEQTVMHI is encoded by the coding sequence ATGGGGTTAAAAGAAGAAATAATAAAATGGTTAAAAGAAGAAAACTTAGAAGTATCAGAAATACCAATACCTAAAGATGCGCCAATAGAGTGGGCTATTAATACCATGGTAAATGCCCCCTTCAGAGTAGCTATCTCGATACAAAGACCAAAAGGAAAAACCGAAAAATTTGCATTTACAATGGCAGTCAAAGTAGCTGAACAGCATAAAGAGAAAATTATTAAAATGCCTGAGCAGGAAAGAGCAAACATGATAGGAGAATTATTAAAAAATTTGTATATGATGTGTCCTTCATGTATAACTATATTTCAGCCTGATATAAACAATCCAGATAACATTATAGTGACAAAGATAATATATCAAGATAAAATAACTCCAAGTGAAGTTACAGATTCTGTAAGAATTCTTTCAAATGCATACGGTTTAATTGTAACTCATTTTACTATTAAGCTAGGGGGTTCATTTAAGCAAGGAGAACAAACTGTAATGCACATATAG
- the mtnA gene encoding S-methyl-5-thioribose-1-phosphate isomerase, translated as MEDIRNELDKLEEYLKIKPLYWDFDKGEFVWIDTRLIPWKELYRSTKDYHRVAQAIKEMEIRGAPAIGVSAAYGLALATIYSNASKVDDLLKDVKEAYNVLASTRPTAYNLFWALNRLWNVILSNYEKNDLEDIKQNVLNEAHRVYIEDIKNNVNMGKYGSKIIENNSRIITHCNTGALATAGFGTALGVIRYAFYEGKSIHVYADETRPLLQGARLTIWELKKEGIPSTLVVDGASGLLFSKNMADLAIVGADRITLTGHVANKIGTFNLALAANYHKKPFYVAAPTSTVHPTENPNDIVIEERSQDEVTNIMGKLNITVDGTEAFNPAFDITPPEIVEGIITEKGIVKKPYLNNFKALLYGRQ; from the coding sequence ATGGAAGATATAAGAAATGAATTGGATAAGTTAGAAGAGTATCTAAAAATAAAGCCATTATATTGGGATTTTGATAAAGGAGAATTTGTTTGGATCGATACCAGATTAATACCTTGGAAAGAGTTGTACAGAAGTACTAAAGATTATCATAGAGTTGCACAAGCAATAAAAGAAATGGAGATAAGGGGTGCACCAGCTATAGGAGTTTCAGCTGCATATGGATTAGCGTTAGCAACAATATATAGTAATGCAAGTAAAGTTGATGACCTATTAAAAGATGTAAAAGAGGCTTATAACGTATTGGCATCAACAAGGCCAACGGCCTATAATCTATTTTGGGCCTTAAATAGGTTGTGGAATGTAATCTTGAGTAATTACGAAAAAAATGACCTTGAAGATATAAAACAAAATGTACTAAATGAAGCTCACAGAGTTTACATCGAGGATATTAAGAATAACGTTAATATGGGGAAATATGGTTCTAAAATAATTGAAAACAATTCAAGAATAATAACTCATTGTAATACTGGCGCATTGGCAACAGCTGGATTTGGAACAGCTCTAGGAGTTATAAGGTATGCTTTCTATGAAGGCAAAAGCATACATGTTTATGCAGATGAAACCAGGCCTCTATTACAAGGAGCTAGATTAACAATATGGGAGTTAAAGAAAGAGGGAATACCATCTACACTTGTTGTTGATGGTGCATCTGGTTTATTATTTAGTAAGAATATGGCAGATTTAGCAATTGTAGGTGCCGATAGAATAACCCTTACAGGTCATGTAGCAAACAAAATAGGAACATTTAATTTAGCGCTTGCAGCAAATTATCATAAAAAACCATTTTATGTCGCTGCTCCGACAAGTACAGTTCACCCTACAGAAAATCCTAATGATATAGTCATTGAAGAAAGATCACAAGATGAGGTTACTAATATCATGGGAAAATTAAACATTACAGTTGATGGAACTGAGGCATTCAATCCTGCTTTTGATATAACTCCACCTGAGATAGTTGAAGGAATAATAACTGAAAAAGGAATAGTCAAAAAGCCATATTTAAACAATTTCAAAGCATTGCTATATGGAAGGCAATAA
- a CDS encoding NADP-dependent isocitrate dehydrogenase, producing the protein MGKIPCNVNELKPPSEGHFAKYENGKLIVPDDPIVAFFKGDGIGPEIVDSAIKIVDAAVSKAYGGKRKITWWQVAAGEEAEKECGTLLPDATLEAFKRARINLKGPLTTPVGSGFRSLNVAIRIALDLYANIRPVKWYGQPAPHCHPEKIDWVIFRENTEDVYMGIEFPWNSPEANKIRDFFKKELKIELRPDAGIGIKPISKFGTQRLMRRALEWALRNNIKRVTIQHKGNIQKYTEGAFREWAYEVAVNEFRDYVVTEDEVNTKFGGKTPQDKILVNDRIADNMLQQIITRPGEYNIIVAPNLNGDYISDEANALVGGIGMAAGMDMGDGIAVAEPVHGTAPKYAGKNVINPTAEILSAAVLIGDYMGWREVKVLIENAIKNAINNKQVTYDLAREMPGVQPISTSEYTDVLIGYIKQS; encoded by the coding sequence TTGGGTAAAATTCCGTGCAATGTTAATGAGTTGAAACCGCCAAGTGAAGGTCATTTTGCAAAATATGAAAACGGTAAGCTAATTGTTCCAGACGATCCAATTGTAGCATTTTTCAAAGGAGATGGTATTGGGCCTGAAATTGTTGATAGTGCAATAAAAATTGTAGATGCTGCTGTAAGCAAGGCTTATGGAGGTAAAAGAAAGATTACTTGGTGGCAAGTAGCAGCTGGTGAAGAAGCTGAAAAAGAATGTGGTACGCTATTACCTGATGCAACTTTGGAAGCCTTTAAGAGGGCAAGAATCAATCTTAAAGGACCCTTAACAACACCTGTTGGAAGTGGATTTAGAAGCTTAAATGTTGCTATAAGAATAGCTCTCGATTTATATGCTAATATAAGGCCTGTTAAATGGTATGGTCAACCTGCTCCGCACTGTCACCCAGAAAAGATTGATTGGGTAATATTTAGAGAAAACACAGAAGATGTATATATGGGTATTGAATTTCCATGGAACTCTCCAGAAGCAAATAAAATAAGGGATTTCTTCAAGAAAGAATTAAAAATAGAATTAAGACCTGATGCAGGAATTGGTATAAAGCCTATATCGAAATTTGGAACTCAAAGATTGATGAGAAGGGCCTTAGAATGGGCATTAAGAAATAATATTAAACGTGTTACGATACAGCATAAAGGTAATATACAAAAGTATACTGAGGGTGCTTTTAGAGAATGGGCTTATGAAGTAGCTGTAAATGAGTTTAGAGACTATGTTGTTACAGAGGATGAAGTAAATACAAAATTCGGAGGGAAAACCCCACAAGATAAGATATTAGTAAATGATAGAATAGCTGATAATATGTTACAGCAAATTATTACAAGACCAGGAGAATATAATATAATAGTTGCTCCAAATCTTAATGGGGACTACATTAGCGACGAAGCAAACGCATTGGTAGGAGGTATAGGAATGGCAGCTGGTATGGATATGGGAGATGGTATAGCAGTTGCAGAGCCAGTTCATGGTACAGCACCTAAATATGCTGGCAAAAATGTAATTAATCCAACGGCTGAAATATTAAGTGCAGCAGTCTTAATAGGAGATTATATGGGTTGGAGAGAAGTTAAAGTTCTAATAGAAAATGCAATAAAGAACGCTATAAATAACAAACAAGTTACATATGATCTAGCTAGAGAAATGCCAGGAGTTCAACCAATATCAACATCAGAATATACTGATGTATTAATAGGTTATATAAAACAATCTTAA
- a CDS encoding HAD-IB family phosphatase gives MGKIKLVVFDVDGVLTKEKSSWGFVHKHFNVEDKAKIYFEKFEKGEINYVDWMKLDTSLWIEKNNGKLKRETLIEILNKIEVRPEAQEVSMCLHKKRKLIALISGGIDLLVSRISKVIGADFWFANELEFDKFGYLIPGGYPLVGVNKEKPLKMLLLSENIKPDEAAYVGDSTWDASAMKLVKYPIQFGDDESLSNIAKFKINNLKEICNIINEIEKI, from the coding sequence ATGGGTAAAATAAAGCTAGTTGTCTTCGATGTTGACGGCGTTTTAACAAAAGAGAAAAGCAGTTGGGGTTTTGTTCATAAACATTTTAATGTAGAGGATAAAGCAAAGATATATTTTGAAAAATTTGAAAAGGGTGAAATAAACTATGTCGATTGGATGAAGTTAGATACAAGCTTATGGATTGAAAAAAATAATGGTAAATTAAAAAGAGAAACACTAATAGAAATTTTAAATAAAATTGAAGTTAGACCCGAGGCTCAAGAAGTATCTATGTGTTTGCATAAAAAAAGAAAGTTGATAGCTCTTATAAGTGGAGGTATTGATCTTTTAGTCTCAAGAATAAGTAAAGTTATTGGCGCTGATTTTTGGTTTGCAAATGAACTAGAATTCGACAAGTTTGGCTATTTAATCCCGGGCGGTTACCCATTAGTTGGAGTTAATAAAGAAAAACCGCTTAAAATGTTACTTCTTTCCGAAAATATTAAGCCAGACGAAGCAGCATATGTAGGAGACTCTACATGGGATGCATCTGCTATGAAGCTTGTTAAGTATCCAATACAATTCGGTGATGATGAATCATTATCAAATATAGCTAAATTTAAAATTAATAATCTAAAAGAGATTTGTAATATAATAAATGAAATAGAAAAAATATAG